From Polaribacter butkevichii, a single genomic window includes:
- the nadC gene encoding carboxylating nicotinate-nucleotide diphosphorylase translates to MISKEQFQNELDLIIKNAIREDIGDGDHTSLSCIPADAKGKAKLLVKEDGIIAGVEFAKQVFSYVDKDLQVETFINDGEDVKYGDIVFHVSGKSQSILMAERLVLNAMQRMSAIATKTAFFANLLKGTKTKVLDTRKTTPGIRAIEKWAVKIGGGENHRFALYDMVMIKDNHIDFAGGITAAITKTKKYLAEKNLDIKIIVEARSLEEIKEILSNEGVYRILIDNFNYEDTKKAVALIGDTCLTESSGGINEETIRKYAECGVDFISSGALTHSVYNLDLSLKAID, encoded by the coding sequence ATGATATCAAAAGAACAATTTCAGAACGAGTTAGATTTAATTATAAAAAACGCCATTAGAGAAGATATTGGCGATGGAGATCATACATCACTTTCATGTATTCCGGCGGATGCTAAAGGGAAAGCAAAATTGTTGGTAAAAGAAGATGGAATTATAGCGGGAGTAGAATTTGCAAAACAAGTTTTTAGCTATGTTGATAAAGATTTACAAGTAGAAACGTTTATTAATGATGGAGAGGATGTAAAATATGGAGATATTGTTTTTCATGTTTCCGGAAAATCTCAATCGATTTTAATGGCAGAGCGTTTGGTGTTAAATGCTATGCAAAGAATGTCTGCAATTGCAACAAAAACAGCCTTTTTTGCAAACTTACTAAAAGGCACAAAAACAAAGGTTTTAGATACAAGAAAAACAACTCCAGGAATTAGAGCTATAGAAAAATGGGCTGTAAAAATAGGAGGAGGAGAAAACCACCGTTTTGCGTTGTATGATATGGTAATGATAAAAGACAATCATATAGATTTTGCTGGCGGAATTACAGCAGCAATTACAAAAACAAAAAAATATTTAGCAGAAAAGAATCTTGATATTAAAATTATTGTAGAGGCAAGAAGTTTAGAAGAAATTAAAGAAATTTTGTCTAACGAAGGCGTTTATAGAATTCTAATAGACAACTTTAATTATGAAGATACTAAAAAGGCAGTTGCTTTAATTGGTGATACTTGCTTAACAGAATCTTCTGGCGGAATTAATGAAGAAACGATTAGAAAATATGCAGAATGTGGTGTAGATTTTATTTCTTCTGGGGCATTAACACATTCGGTTTATAATTTAGATTTAAGTTTAAAAGCAATAGATTAA
- the rlmH gene encoding 23S rRNA (pseudouridine(1915)-N(3))-methyltransferase RlmH → MKIKLLAIGKTDNKNLIQLIDEYQNRLKHYIKFELDIIPDIKNVKNLSEIQQKEKEGELILSKLQNTDQLVLLDDKGKHYSSIEFSIYLQKKMNAGIKQLVLVIGGPYGFSDAVYKKSIGKISLSKMTFSHQMIRLFIVEQLYRGFTILKNEPYHHE, encoded by the coding sequence ATGAAAATTAAATTACTAGCCATTGGTAAAACTGACAACAAAAACTTGATTCAGTTAATTGATGAATATCAAAATAGATTAAAACACTACATAAAGTTTGAGTTAGATATTATTCCTGACATTAAAAATGTAAAGAATTTAAGCGAAATTCAACAAAAAGAAAAAGAAGGAGAATTAATTTTATCTAAACTACAAAACACAGATCAATTGGTGTTGTTAGATGATAAAGGCAAACATTATAGTTCTATTGAGTTTTCTATTTACCTACAAAAGAAAATGAATGCTGGCATTAAACAACTCGTTTTGGTTATTGGCGGACCTTATGGTTTTTCTGATGCTGTTTATAAAAAATCAATAGGAAAAATATCATTATCTAAAATGACTTTTTCACATCAAATGATTCGTCTTTTTATTGTAGAACAACTCTATAGAGGTTTTACAATTTTAAAGAATGAACCTTATCATCATGAATAA
- a CDS encoding helix-turn-helix domain-containing protein translates to MIEAFLFLFTGIIGLVTLALMLRSYQSNPFCNFFLVLIISVVSFRYFFHGSYNLGLQTVVKPDSGLYSLLFLIIAPSLYLYYKHLTDPKTAYNPKDFKHLFFIIFLYLINSVEVLRDSFLFYFGSMTNFYLITIFVTFYIVLIFNLLKKKVWFRKNLELNRNHFNLVKNWTIYFFIINLLCSLMVFVSLYTEFKTGVKVSGKTMAVFSVIFWSSAFFKILISPEILYGLPVLNKTLLKFNNSEVEKIEAVNLQNDVVGSNWVLEVAVKEDSQDYRLQENIRANIVSYIQEVDKLSTEKFIFRNQKVSQNDIAEMLGVPTSHIVYLFKYHSKISFTEYRKNSRIQDALKLIDEGFLNLETLESLAYKTGFASYNPFFIAFKNSTNYSPQDYSKVKK, encoded by the coding sequence TTGATAGAAGCCTTTTTATTTTTATTTACAGGTATTATTGGGCTAGTTACTTTAGCTTTAATGCTAAGGTCTTATCAATCAAATCCATTTTGTAATTTTTTTTTAGTACTAATTATAAGCGTAGTTTCTTTTCGTTATTTTTTTCATGGTAGTTATAATTTAGGTTTACAAACAGTTGTAAAACCAGACAGCGGATTGTATTCTTTATTGTTTTTGATAATAGCGCCTTCTTTGTATTTGTATTATAAGCACTTAACAGACCCAAAAACAGCATACAATCCTAAAGATTTTAAACATCTTTTTTTTATAATTTTTTTGTATTTAATCAATTCAGTTGAAGTTCTACGTGATAGCTTTTTATTTTACTTTGGATCGATGACTAATTTTTATCTGATAACAATTTTTGTAACATTTTATATCGTTTTAATTTTTAATTTATTAAAAAAGAAGGTTTGGTTTAGAAAGAATTTAGAGTTAAATAGAAATCATTTTAATTTGGTTAAAAACTGGACTATATATTTTTTTATTATTAATCTGCTTTGTAGTTTAATGGTTTTTGTTTCTTTATATACAGAGTTTAAAACAGGGGTTAAGGTTTCTGGAAAGACAATGGCTGTTTTTTCGGTGATTTTTTGGTCATCAGCTTTTTTTAAAATTTTAATTTCACCAGAAATTTTATATGGATTGCCTGTATTAAATAAAACTTTGTTAAAGTTTAACAATTCTGAAGTAGAAAAAATAGAGGCTGTAAATCTACAGAATGATGTTGTTGGTAGTAATTGGGTTTTAGAAGTTGCTGTTAAAGAAGATAGTCAAGATTATAGATTGCAAGAAAATATAAGAGCTAATATTGTAAGTTATATTCAGGAGGTTGATAAATTAAGTACAGAAAAATTTATTTTTCGTAATCAAAAAGTTTCACAAAATGACATTGCAGAAATGTTAGGAGTTCCAACAAGTCATATTGTGTATTTGTTTAAATATCACTCTAAAATTTCTTTTACAGAATATAGAAAAAATAGTAGAATACAAGACGCTCTTAAGCTTATAGATGAAGGTTTTTTAAATTTAGAAACGTTAGAATCTTTGGCATACAAAACAGGTTTTGCTTCTTACAATCCCTTTTTTATTGCTTTTAAAAATAGCACCAATTATTCTCCTCAAGATTATAGTAAGGTAAAAAAATAG
- a CDS encoding non-canonical purine NTP diphosphatase, translating into MKLVFATNNLNKLAEVQKMLPDSIKLLSLKDINCFDEIEETETTLQGNAKLKADYITRKFSFNCFADDTGLEVESLDGKPGVYSARFAGEPANSENNMQKLLEDLKDKTNRKAQFRTVVSLNLNDEQFLFEGICKGEILKKKHGEKGFGYDPIFKPEGFNVSFAEMSSEQKNNISHRGIAIQKLVRFLEEKYS; encoded by the coding sequence ATGAAATTAGTTTTCGCCACCAATAATTTAAACAAACTTGCCGAAGTTCAAAAAATGTTACCAGACTCTATAAAATTACTGAGTTTAAAAGACATTAATTGTTTTGATGAAATAGAAGAAACAGAAACCACTTTACAAGGAAACGCTAAATTAAAAGCAGATTACATTACTCGTAAATTTAGTTTTAATTGTTTTGCTGATGATACCGGTTTAGAAGTAGAAAGTTTAGATGGTAAACCCGGAGTATATTCTGCTCGTTTTGCTGGCGAACCTGCTAATTCTGAAAATAATATGCAAAAACTTTTAGAAGATCTAAAAGATAAAACGAATAGAAAAGCACAATTTAGAACAGTTGTTTCATTAAATTTAAATGATGAGCAGTTTCTTTTTGAAGGTATCTGTAAAGGTGAAATATTAAAAAAGAAACATGGCGAAAAAGGTTTTGGATATGATCCTATTTTTAAACCAGAAGGTTTTAACGTTTCTTTTGCCGAAATGAGCTCAGAACAAAAAAACAATATATCACACAGAGGAATTGCCATACAAAAATTAGTACGCTTTTTAGAAGAAAAATATTCATAA
- a CDS encoding FecCD family ABC transporter permease has translation MEQKKYTKHFILLSILLVILFFLNISLGSVSIPFKDLFNSVFGGTVTKDSWRTIIINFRIPKAITAILVGSGLSICGLLMQTLFRNPLAGPFVLGISSGASLGVAILILGSSVFGGFFLTTSISNWSLPIAASLGAFLVLSAVIIAANRVKNTMSILIIGLMFGSLTSAVISVLAYFSEAAQIQQYLFWSFGSLGNLTWNEITVFVIIYSIGILGTIAVIKPLNSFLLGENYAKSLGINVKKSRNIILLITSILTGVITAFSGPIAFVGLAVPHIARMLFASSNHKILLPAVAIIGAIVLLICDAIAQLPTSEFTLPINAITSLFGAPVVIWLLIRKKRLFV, from the coding sequence ATGGAACAAAAAAAATACACAAAACATTTTATCCTTTTATCTATTTTACTGGTAATTTTGTTCTTTTTAAACATCAGTTTAGGATCTGTTTCTATTCCTTTTAAAGATCTTTTTAATAGTGTTTTTGGAGGCACAGTAACTAAAGACAGTTGGAGAACCATAATTATCAATTTTAGAATACCTAAAGCTATTACAGCCATTTTAGTGGGATCTGGTTTGTCTATTTGTGGTTTGCTAATGCAAACTTTATTTAGAAACCCATTAGCAGGACCTTTTGTTTTAGGTATTTCTTCTGGTGCAAGTTTAGGCGTTGCAATTTTAATTTTAGGATCATCTGTTTTTGGAGGCTTCTTTCTAACCACCTCTATATCTAATTGGTCTTTACCCATTGCTGCTAGTTTAGGGGCTTTTTTAGTTTTATCCGCAGTTATTATAGCGGCTAATCGTGTAAAAAACACCATGTCAATTTTAATTATTGGTTTAATGTTTGGCTCTTTAACCTCTGCAGTAATAAGCGTTTTAGCCTATTTTAGTGAAGCAGCCCAAATTCAACAATATTTATTTTGGAGTTTTGGTAGTTTGGGCAATTTAACTTGGAATGAGATTACCGTTTTTGTTATTATTTATTCTATTGGCATTTTAGGAACCATCGCTGTTATAAAACCTTTAAACAGTTTTTTATTAGGAGAAAACTATGCAAAAAGCTTAGGTATTAACGTAAAAAAAAGTAGAAACATCATTTTACTAATTACCAGTATTTTAACAGGTGTAATTACGGCATTTTCTGGACCAATTGCCTTTGTAGGATTAGCAGTTCCGCACATTGCAAGAATGTTATTTGCAAGCTCTAATCATAAAATATTATTACCCGCTGTTGCAATTATTGGCGCCATTGTTTTATTAATTTGCGACGCTATTGCTCAATTACCAACTAGTGAATTTACACTTCCTATAAATGCTATTACCTCCTTATTTGGAGCACCTGTAGTGATTTGGTTATTGATTAGAAAAAAAAGATTATTTGTCTAA
- a CDS encoding ABC transporter ATP-binding protein, translating to MNLEIEQGKLITVLGKNGIGKSTLLRTLSKVQKTISGDVFIHHKKLTVLSEKELSTQLSLVLTERLPESQLTVYELIALGRQPYTNWIDKLSTKDIEKVETAIHQTEIEHLKNNRFYELSDGQLQRVLIARALAQDTEIIILDEPTAHLDMHHTIKIFSLLKRLVAETNKTVIISSHEINLSIQLADEIILLTENTLHSGTPSELIASNAFDTLFPKGLVNFNKTLQQFVINKS from the coding sequence ATCAATTTAGAAATTGAACAAGGAAAACTAATTACCGTTTTAGGTAAAAACGGAATTGGAAAATCTACATTATTAAGAACACTTTCTAAAGTACAAAAAACTATTTCTGGGGATGTTTTTATCCATCATAAAAAACTAACAGTACTTAGCGAAAAAGAACTTTCTACACAATTAAGTTTGGTTTTAACAGAGCGTTTACCAGAAAGCCAATTAACGGTTTATGAACTTATTGCTTTAGGTAGGCAACCTTATACAAATTGGATTGATAAACTTTCTACCAAGGATATAGAAAAGGTAGAAACGGCAATTCATCAAACAGAAATAGAACACCTTAAAAACAATCGTTTTTACGAATTAAGTGATGGTCAATTACAAAGGGTTCTAATTGCAAGGGCATTAGCACAAGATACAGAAATTATTATTTTAGATGAGCCTACTGCACATTTAGATATGCATCATACCATTAAAATATTTTCGTTGTTAAAACGACTTGTAGCAGAAACTAACAAAACTGTTATTATTTCGTCTCACGAGATTAATTTATCAATTCAATTGGCCGATGAAATTATTCTTTTAACAGAAAACACATTACACAGTGGTACTCCATCAGAATTAATAGCAAGCAATGCTTTTGATACTCTATTTCCTAAAGGATTAGTTAATTTTAACAAAACGTTACAACAATTTGTGATTAACAAAAGTTAA
- a CDS encoding M28 family metallopeptidase → MKKLLYSFSLLFFIACSSSQNASKEDINTDYSAKYAATITAENLKKHLYIFASDEFEGRNTGEPGQKKAIKYLKDFYVSQGIASPLGGDDYFQEVSAEFLNKNSRRGQLKDSENVLAYIKGTEKPDEIVVISAHLDHEGIKNGKIYNGADDDGSGSMAILEIAEAFQKAAKAGKGPKRSVLFLHVTGEEKGLLGSKYYTENPVFPLANTVCDLNIDMIGRVDKAHTLDSNYVYLIGADKLSTELHQISENVNTKYTNINLDYTYNDENDPNRFYYRSDHYNFAKHNIPVIFYFNGTHDDYHKPSDTPDKIEYDLLAKRTRLVFYTAWEVANRESRLIVDKAQPKKK, encoded by the coding sequence ATGAAAAAACTACTTTACTCTTTTAGTCTTTTATTTTTTATAGCGTGTAGCTCTAGTCAAAACGCTTCTAAAGAAGATATAAACACAGATTACTCTGCTAAATATGCTGCTACAATTACAGCCGAAAATTTAAAAAAACATTTGTACATTTTTGCTTCTGATGAGTTTGAAGGAAGAAATACGGGAGAACCTGGACAAAAAAAAGCGATTAAATATTTAAAAGACTTTTACGTAAGTCAAGGAATTGCTTCTCCATTAGGAGGCGATGACTATTTTCAGGAAGTTTCTGCCGAATTTTTAAACAAAAACTCTAGACGTGGCCAATTAAAAGATTCTGAAAATGTTTTAGCCTATATTAAAGGTACAGAAAAACCAGATGAAATTGTTGTTATTTCTGCACATTTAGATCATGAAGGAATAAAAAATGGTAAAATTTATAATGGAGCTGATGATGATGGTTCTGGTTCTATGGCAATTTTAGAAATAGCAGAAGCGTTTCAAAAAGCTGCAAAAGCAGGCAAAGGGCCAAAAAGATCTGTATTATTTTTACATGTTACAGGTGAAGAAAAAGGATTACTTGGTTCTAAATACTACACAGAAAACCCTGTTTTTCCTTTAGCAAACACAGTGTGCGATTTAAATATTGATATGATTGGTAGAGTTGATAAAGCGCATACTTTAGACTCTAATTATGTGTATTTAATTGGTGCTGATAAATTAAGTACTGAGCTTCACCAAATTTCTGAAAATGTAAATACTAAATATACCAATATCAATTTAGATTATACATATAATGATGAAAATGATCCGAATCGTTTTTACTACAGATCTGATCATTATAACTTTGCAAAACACAACATACCTGTTATTTTTTACTTTAACGGAACACATGATGATTACCATAAACCCTCTGACACACCAGACAAAATTGAATATGATTTATTAGCAAAAAGAACACGCTTAGTCTTTTATACCGCTTGGGAAGTTGCCAATAGAGAATCTAGATTAATTGTTGATAAGGCACAGCCAAAAAAGAAATAA
- a CDS encoding tetratricopeptide repeat protein — translation MSLLKFESMLKTNSVYFFDLVEFEEIIVHYLDAGKHALAKKAVKLGLQQHPASVDLKLLQVEIYVFEDELDKASMLLKIIERLEPNNDEVFIQKATISSKKGNHKVAIDLLKKALTFTDDKVDVWSLLGMEYLYLDDFKNARLTFSKCVNVDFEDYSALYNVVYCFDMEQEHEEAITYLNTYVEINPYCEVAWHQLGRQYFILEDYEKALTSFDYAVLIDESFIGGYLEKAKTLEQLMRYKEAIDNYLITLELDDATAFVYTRIGECYEKLLNFEEAISFYKKAVHEDPLLDKAWVLLSNLYFIEENYEKAAYYLSKALKIEEDNALYWKRYAEINLKLNFYEEALTGYKKSLSLYDDGLESFIGLADVLSFLGEFTEAISILIKAQKKHRNTAEIEYRLAGLFFILNKEKYGYKHLIAALKIDYDYHIVLKELYPIVYDNEKVQKLLNNYKKAME, via the coding sequence ATGTCCCTCTTAAAGTTTGAATCGATGCTCAAAACCAATTCGGTTTATTTTTTTGATTTGGTAGAATTTGAAGAAATAATTGTACATTATTTAGATGCAGGTAAACATGCACTTGCTAAAAAGGCAGTAAAACTAGGGTTGCAACAACACCCTGCTTCTGTAGATTTAAAATTATTACAAGTAGAGATTTATGTTTTTGAAGATGAGTTAGATAAAGCCTCTATGTTGTTGAAAATTATAGAACGTTTAGAGCCAAATAATGATGAGGTTTTTATACAAAAAGCAACGATTAGTTCTAAAAAAGGAAATCATAAAGTAGCTATAGATTTACTTAAAAAAGCACTTACTTTTACAGATGATAAGGTAGATGTTTGGTCTCTTTTAGGCATGGAGTATTTGTATTTAGATGATTTTAAAAACGCACGATTAACGTTTTCTAAATGTGTAAATGTAGATTTTGAAGATTATTCTGCCTTGTATAATGTGGTGTATTGTTTTGATATGGAACAAGAGCATGAAGAAGCCATTACTTATTTAAATACCTATGTAGAAATAAACCCATATTGTGAGGTTGCATGGCATCAACTAGGAAGGCAATATTTTATCTTAGAAGATTATGAAAAAGCATTAACCTCTTTTGATTATGCCGTTTTAATTGATGAATCTTTTATTGGTGGATATTTAGAAAAAGCAAAAACTTTAGAACAGTTAATGAGGTATAAAGAAGCTATTGATAATTATCTAATTACTTTAGAGTTAGATGATGCAACTGCTTTTGTGTATACTAGAATAGGCGAATGTTATGAAAAATTACTAAATTTTGAAGAAGCTATTTCATTTTATAAAAAGGCGGTTCATGAAGATCCTTTGTTAGATAAAGCTTGGGTGTTATTATCTAATTTGTATTTTATAGAAGAAAATTATGAAAAAGCAGCATATTATCTTTCTAAAGCATTAAAAATAGAAGAGGATAATGCTTTATATTGGAAACGTTATGCAGAAATAAATTTAAAACTTAATTTTTATGAAGAAGCTTTAACGGGGTATAAAAAATCTTTAAGTTTATATGATGATGGTTTAGAAAGCTTTATTGGTTTAGCAGATGTTCTGTCTTTTTTAGGCGAATTTACAGAGGCAATTAGTATTCTAATAAAGGCACAAAAAAAGCACAGAAATACAGCAGAAATAGAATACAGGTTGGCAGGTTTGTTTTTTATTCTGAATAAAGAAAAATATGGCTACAAGCACTTAATTGCTGCTTTAAAAATAGACTATGATTACCATATTGTTTTAAAAGAATTGTATCCTATTGTTTATGATAATGAAAAAGTACAAAAGCTTTTAAATAATTATAAAAAAGCAATGGAGTAG
- the pyrR gene encoding bifunctional pyr operon transcriptional regulator/uracil phosphoribosyltransferase PyrR yields MSKKTLLNSKDIEIILHRLACQLIENHNDFSNTVLIGLQPRGSFLAKRLADLLKTTYHVEGLQLGLLDITFYRDDFRRRDAPLAATATEMDFIIEGKNVVIIDDVLYSGRSVRAALTAMQAYGRPDNIELLVLIDRRFSRHLPIQPNYRGRQVDAINKEKVLVTWAETHKKDAVYIELK; encoded by the coding sequence ATGAGCAAAAAAACCTTACTTAACTCAAAGGATATTGAAATAATTTTACATCGATTAGCGTGTCAGTTAATCGAAAATCATAACGATTTTTCTAATACCGTTTTAATTGGTTTACAACCAAGAGGTAGTTTTTTGGCTAAAAGATTAGCTGATTTATTAAAAACTACTTACCACGTTGAAGGCTTACAATTAGGGCTTTTAGATATTACCTTTTACAGAGACGATTTTAGACGTAGAGATGCGCCTTTAGCAGCAACTGCCACTGAAATGGACTTTATTATTGAAGGTAAAAATGTAGTAATTATTGACGATGTTTTGTACTCTGGAAGAAGCGTAAGAGCTGCATTAACTGCAATGCAAGCCTACGGAAGACCAGATAATATAGAGTTATTAGTATTAATAGACAGACGTTTTAGTAGACATTTACCTATTCAGCCTAATTATAGAGGCAGACAAGTAGATGCTATTAATAAAGAAAAAGTGTTGGTAACTTGGGCAGAGACCCATAAAAAAGACGCAGTTTATATAGAATTAAAATAA
- a CDS encoding aspartate carbamoyltransferase catalytic subunit — MSELSVEHLLGIKYLKSTDIDLIFRTADHFKEVINRPIKKVPSLRDITIANLFFENSTRTKLSFELAEKRLSADVINFSAGQSSVKKGETLIDTVNNILAMKVDIVVMRHASVGAGVFLSKHVDAKIINAGDGTHEHPTQALLDSYSIREKLGSVKGKKIVIVGDILHSRVALSNIFALQLQGAEVKVCGPTTLIPKYISSLGVQVETNLKKALEWCDVANVLRVQNERMDIKYFPSTREYTQLFGINQEILDNLDKKIVIMHPGPINRGVEITSDVADSNQSIILNQVENGVAVRMAVIYLLAQQVKR, encoded by the coding sequence ATGTCAGAATTAAGTGTAGAACATTTATTGGGAATAAAGTATCTAAAATCAACTGATATTGATCTTATTTTTAGAACTGCAGATCATTTTAAAGAGGTTATTAATAGACCTATTAAAAAAGTGCCTTCTTTAAGAGATATTACCATTGCCAACTTGTTTTTTGAAAACAGTACACGTACAAAATTAAGTTTCGAATTAGCAGAAAAAAGACTTTCTGCTGATGTTATTAACTTTTCTGCAGGGCAATCATCTGTAAAAAAAGGAGAAACTTTAATAGACACCGTAAACAATATTTTAGCGATGAAAGTAGATATTGTTGTAATGAGACACGCAAGTGTTGGTGCAGGAGTATTTTTATCTAAACACGTAGATGCTAAAATTATAAATGCTGGTGATGGTACGCATGAACACCCAACACAGGCCTTATTAGACTCTTACTCTATTAGAGAAAAATTAGGAAGTGTAAAAGGTAAAAAAATTGTTATTGTAGGTGATATTTTACATTCTAGGGTTGCCTTATCTAACATATTTGCATTGCAATTACAAGGTGCAGAGGTAAAGGTTTGTGGGCCTACAACGTTAATACCCAAATACATTTCTAGTTTAGGTGTACAGGTAGAAACCAACCTAAAAAAAGCATTAGAATGGTGCGATGTTGCCAATGTTTTACGTGTTCAGAATGAAAGAATGGATATTAAATATTTTCCATCAACTAGAGAATACACGCAACTTTTTGGAATTAACCAAGAAATTTTAGACAACCTAGATAAAAAGATTGTAATCATGCATCCAGGGCCTATAAACCGTGGTGTAGAAATTACAAGTGATGTAGCTGATTCTAACCAATCTATTATTTTAAATCAAGTAGAAAATGGAGTTGCGGTTAGAATGGCGGTTATTTATTTATTAGCGCAACAAGTTAAAAGATAA
- a CDS encoding T9SS type A sorting domain-containing protein produces MIKKLLLILFLSSMTLGFSQEKSIDGLSAAPNPFTNSTKVSFLSTTNSTIYFTVKNVLGKTVYRKSILIKPGKNTIPFYKNDLPTGMYIYSIQDKKKTISKRLVIR; encoded by the coding sequence ATGATAAAAAAATTACTTTTAATTTTATTTTTAAGTAGTATGACTTTAGGTTTTTCTCAAGAAAAATCTATTGATGGTTTATCTGCTGCTCCAAATCCATTTACAAATTCTACAAAGGTTAGTTTTTTATCAACTACAAACTCAACAATCTATTTTACGGTTAAAAATGTATTAGGAAAAACCGTATATAGAAAAAGCATCCTAATAAAACCTGGCAAAAACACCATTCCTTTTTACAAGAATGATTTACCTACAGGGATGTACATTTATAGTATTCAAGATAAAAAGAAAACTATTTCTAAAAGACTTGTTATTAGATGA
- a CDS encoding ribonuclease Z gives MSIALTILGCHSATPRLNAFPTSQYLEINNRHFLIDCGEGTQRQMRKYKVGFSKINHIFISHLHGDHFYGLVGLLATFGILNREKELHIYGPKGIKEVTLLQLKISQSHAKYTMIFHELTSKKSELIFEDDKVSVRTIPLTHRVYTNGYLFTEKEKSRKLNMLNISGYPEIDKADYLNIKAGRDVVLPSGEVVPNAALTLNPPKPLSFAFCSDTSYKPDIVPIIKNVDLLYHEATFLQDREDLAKKTRHSTTKQAAEIAKQANVKELIIGHYSGRYKDISLFKKEAQEIFENTNLAEPGKTFKV, from the coding sequence ATGAGTATAGCACTAACTATTTTAGGATGTCATTCTGCAACACCAAGATTAAACGCTTTTCCTACTTCTCAATATTTAGAAATTAACAATCGCCATTTTTTAATTGATTGTGGCGAAGGCACACAGCGTCAAATGAGAAAATATAAAGTTGGTTTTTCTAAGATTAATCATATTTTTATATCTCACTTACATGGAGATCATTTTTATGGCTTAGTTGGATTGTTAGCTACTTTTGGAATCTTAAACAGAGAGAAAGAGCTTCATATTTATGGACCAAAAGGCATTAAAGAAGTTACTTTATTGCAATTAAAAATATCTCAGTCTCACGCAAAATATACAATGATTTTTCATGAATTGACTTCTAAAAAAAGTGAACTCATATTTGAAGATGATAAAGTTTCTGTTCGTACCATTCCTTTAACACATAGAGTATACACAAACGGATATTTATTTACAGAAAAAGAAAAATCAAGAAAATTAAACATGCTAAATATTAGCGGATATCCAGAAATTGATAAAGCTGATTATTTAAATATTAAAGCAGGTAGAGATGTTGTTTTACCTTCTGGAGAAGTTGTGCCAAATGCAGCATTAACATTAAACCCTCCAAAACCTTTAAGTTTTGCTTTTTGTAGCGATACAAGTTACAAACCAGATATTGTACCTATTATTAAAAATGTAGATTTATTATACCATGAAGCTACTTTTTTACAAGATAGAGAAGATTTAGCAAAAAAAACAAGACATTCTACAACAAAACAAGCCGCTGAAATTGCAAAACAAGCAAACGTAAAAGAATTAATTATTGGTCATTATTCTGGCAGATATAAAGATATTTCTTTATTTAAAAAAGAAGCTCAAGAAATTTTTGAAAACACAAACTTAGCGGAACCAGGAAAAACATTTAAGGTTTAA
- a CDS encoding CoA-binding protein, with protein MKNVTLVLGASTNPNKYSNIAIKRLVDKQIPVAAIGIKKGTVLGVVIDDEKKEYKNIDTVTLYLNPKRQEEYYNYIISLKPRRVIFNPGAENMEFVKLLKDNNIESEIACTLVMLSTNQY; from the coding sequence ATGAAAAACGTAACACTTGTTTTAGGAGCCTCTACAAACCCTAATAAATATTCTAATATTGCTATTAAAAGATTGGTAGATAAACAAATACCTGTTGCAGCTATAGGAATTAAAAAAGGTACCGTTTTAGGTGTTGTAATTGATGATGAAAAAAAAGAGTACAAAAATATAGATACGGTTACTTTGTATTTAAACCCTAAAAGACAAGAAGAGTATTATAATTACATTATTAGCTTAAAACCAAGAAGGGTGATTTTTAATCCAGGTGCTGAAAATATGGAGTTTGTAAAGCTTTTAAAAGATAATAATATTGAGTCTGAAATTGCATGTACGTTAGTAATGTTAAGTACAAATCAATATTAA